Proteins from a genomic interval of Callospermophilus lateralis isolate mCalLat2 chromosome 1, mCalLat2.hap1, whole genome shotgun sequence:
- the Spata12 gene encoding LOW QUALITY PROTEIN: spermatogenesis-associated protein 12 (The sequence of the model RefSeq protein was modified relative to this genomic sequence to represent the inferred CDS: inserted 4 bases in 4 codons; substituted 5 bases at 5 genomic stop codons), giving the protein MNKEEQLCQDINFHSALLACESVLEKSGDTXELKAMISCRLTVLWXHRGPGAIPQHPRSPHYALALCQGXGIXPEAASTSQSXHFMGMCTTSLDITASQMNFLGRPCSPPALQSCQXVIHDSNFNLLXLEDNNKRALPQYVXRNHEDAGTEPXSTECSHSNQLAFEGCYLLPTPTPPTHRVICETYII; this is encoded by the exons ATGAACAAAGAGGAACAACTATGTCAAGACATTAATTTCCACAGCGCACTCTTAG CTTGTGAATCTGTCTTGGAAAAGTCAGGAGATACCTAGGAACTAAAGGCAATGATCTCTTGCAGACTCACTGTTTTGT TACACAGAGGCCCTGGGGCAATCCCCCAACACCCTAGGAGTCCTCACTATGCACTGGCATTATGCCAGG CAGGTATTTAACCAGAGGCGGCCTCTACCTCCCAGAGCTGACACTTCATGGGGATGTGTACCACCTCTCTTGACATCACTGCATCCCAGATGAATTTTTTGGGCAGACCCTGCTCACCTCCAGCTCTCCAAAGCTGTCAGTAAGTCATTCATGACTCCAACTTCAATCTCC ATCTAGAAGATAACAATAAGAGGGCTTTGCCACAGTATGTTTAAAGAAATCATGAGGATGCAGGTACAGAGC GCAGCACAGAGTGCAGCCATTCCAATCAACTAGCATTTGAGGGTTGCtatctcctccccacccccaccccccccacacacagagtCATCTGTGAGACTTACATCATCTAA